GAAACGATTTTACCGATTTCCTTTTCCGGAGTCAGCGGGACTGAGTCAAGAATGACAAGTTCTTTAATAGGACTTGCTGAAATTCTGTCTATTGCAGGACCGGAAAGTACGCCATGGGTCGAACAAGCGTATACTTCTTTGGCGCCGCCTATTTCCACCAGCGCGGAGGCTGCATGGCAAAGCGTTCCTGCCGTATCAATCATATCATCTACTAGTATTACCTTTTTATCCTTGACATCGCCGATAATGTTCATGACTTCTGAAACATTTGCCTTTTGACGGCGCTTGTCTATGATTGCAAGCGGCGCCTCAAAACGCTGAGCAAATGTTCTTGCGCGACCAACAGAACCGAGGTCAGGAGATACGACGACTACATTATCTTTTTCATTAGCAAATTTTTTCTCAAAGTAGGGCTCAAGTATCGGAACACCGAGCAGGTGATCGACTGGAATATCAAAAAAGCCCTGAATCTGCGGAGCGTGAAGATCCATTGTTAGGACCCTGTCTGCACCTGCGGCACAGATTATATCTGCAACAAGCTTTGCGGAGATAGGATCACGTGCGCGTGCCTTTCTGTCCTGTCTTGCATAACCAAAATAGGGGATAACAGCAGTTATTCTGCCAGCTGATGCGCGTTTGAAGGCATCGATCATTATAAGCAGTTCCATAATATTGTTGTTGACTGGAGCGCAAGTTGACTGAACGACAAAGACATCAGAGCCTCTGACCGTTTCTTTGATGGATACCGAAATCTCCCCATCTGAGAATGTGCCCACCTCCGAATTGCCAAGGTGCAGGCCAAGTTCACTCGCAATCTCTCTGGCTACCCTGGGGTTAGAGTTACCTGTAAAAATTTTAATGTCTTTCCCGTGCTTAATCATTGGTTTTCTCCTTCCTTTTACTTACCCAATCATTTTTATTTATCTGCCGAGCCCTGGCAATGGCAAGGGCGTTCCTTGGTACGTTATCAGTTATCGTACTCCCTGCGGCGGTTACTGCATTATCTTCAACAGTGACTGGAGCAATCAAGTTGGTGTTGCAGCCTATAAATGCGCCGTCTCCTATCACTGTTCTGAATTTGTGTTTGCCGTCATAATTCGCGGTTACACAACCGCAGCCGAAGTTGACTCCGCCGCCGCAGTCTGTATCACCGACATATGTGAGATGGGCAACTTTTGTTCCGTCGCCCACTTTGGAATTTTTAAGTTCAACGAAGTTACCAACATGGCACTTGATGCCGACTGAGCAGTTTGGACGAAGGTGTGCGAATGGCCCCATCGTAACGCCTGATCCTACTGTGGATTTCTCAACGACGCTTTGATTTATATGCGCGTCATCACCAATTGTTGAATTATCTATAACTGAGTCGGGACCTATTTCGCACCCGCTTCCTATAACAGAAGCGCCTTTAATAATAGTTCCCTTATGTATTACTGTGTCACGACCTATCACCGCGTCGGGAGAAATAGTCACGCCTGTTATATCGCTGAATGCAACTCCGTTTTCCATAAGTTTATCAAGAGTTTTTTTTCTTGCGATGTCGTTTAACTGCAAAAGCTGCAGCCTGTCGTTGGCGCCAAGGATCTCATCACTGTCCTTAACAGTGTATGCGCCTACGCGTTTTCCATCTTTTAAAAGTATTTCTATTGCGTCAGTAA
The DNA window shown above is from Bacillota bacterium and carries:
- a CDS encoding ribose-phosphate pyrophosphokinase codes for the protein MIKHGKDIKIFTGNSNPRVAREIASELGLHLGNSEVGTFSDGEISVSIKETVRGSDVFVVQSTCAPVNNNIMELLIMIDAFKRASAGRITAVIPYFGYARQDRKARARDPISAKLVADIICAAGADRVLTMDLHAPQIQGFFDIPVDHLLGVPILEPYFEKKFANEKDNVVVVSPDLGSVGRARTFAQRFEAPLAIIDKRRQKANVSEVMNIIGDVKDKKVILVDDMIDTAGTLCHAASALVEIGGAKEVYACSTHGVLSGPAIDRISASPIKELVILDSVPLTPEKEIGKIVSLPVAPVFAEAIERIYEDLPVSTLFC
- the glmU gene encoding bifunctional UDP-N-acetylglucosamine diphosphorylase/glucosamine-1-phosphate N-acetyltransferase GlmU, whose amino-acid sequence is MNFGAVIMCAGEGKRMKSALPKAMAEVLFTPMSDWVLSAVKKAGAQNVCIVTGYNHTVLEEYYKDKVQFAYQAERLGTGHAVMQASEYIRQYEGGYILVATGDNPFVSDKTICAALSMHENDGNAVTVITAKVPDPTGYGRIIRRKDGGVAKIVEQKECNAEELATDEVNSSWYIFSADLLLDTLVKIKNNNLAGEYYLTDAIEILLKDGKRVGAYTVKDSDEILGANDRLQLLQLNDIARKKTLDKLMENGVAFSDITGVTISPDAVIGRDTVIHKGTIIKGASVIGSGCEIGPDSVIDNSTIGDDAHINQSVVEKSTVGSGVTMGPFAHLRPNCSVGIKCHVGNFVELKNSKVGDGTKVAHLTYVGDTDCGGGVNFGCGCVTANYDGKHKFRTVIGDGAFIGCNTNLIAPVTVEDNAVTAAGSTITDNVPRNALAIARARQINKNDWVSKRKEKTND